CGGGGCATAGTTGATGGCCACCTCTTCGGATAATCGGTAGGTGGTTACCTCAGCCGGTTCATCGCTCAGCCGGATGTATAAGGCATCTACCTCAGGATCATAAATAACTTGCATCTCAATCCTCCCGGGTTAGAAGTAAAACGTGTAAACGGTCACCACAACCAACCGTTCGGGTTCTTCGGCGACGATGGCCAATGCCTGCTTGATAGCATAGCGCCGACC
This genomic interval from Thermoflexus sp. contains the following:
- a CDS encoding DUF2283 domain-containing protein, whose translation is MQVIYDPEVDALYIRLSDEPAEVTTYRLSEEVAINYAPDGRIVGIEILDASAYVFRLKEERKVTLQNLTPVIV